ATTGACCTTTCTGGATGCTAGCATAACTACACTGTTCACATTTGTAAGGTTTTTCACCAGTGTGTATTTTTAGATGAACCTTCAAATGACTTATATGGCTGCTAGCATAACAACATAGCTCACATTTGTAAGGTTTTTCACCAGTGTGTATTCTTAGATGAACTTGCAAATTACCTTTAGTGCTGCTAGCATAACTACACTGGTGGCATTTGTGAGGCTTATCGCCACTGTGTGTTCTTACATGAACattcaatatttcttttttgtgtGTGTGTTCTCTTACATGAACCTTCAAATTACTTCTATTGCTGCTAGTATAACTACAGTGCTCGCATTTGTAAGGCTTGTCGCCAGTGTGTTTTCTTATATGACGTTTCAAATTACTTCTATCGCTGCTAGTATAACTACAGTGTCCGCATTTGTAAGGCTTGTCGCCAGTGTGTGTTCTTAGATGAACTTTCAAAGGACCTTTCTGGATGCTAGCATAACTACACTGTTCACATTTGTAATGTTTTTCACCAGTGTGTATTTTTAAATGAGCCTTCAAATAACTTATATGGCTGCTAGCATAACTACATAGCTCACATTTGTAAGGTTTTTCACCAGTGTGTTTTCTTAGATGAACTTGCAAATTACCTTTAGTGCTGCTAGCATAACTACACTGGGCACATTTGTAAGGCTTGTCGCCAGTGTGTTTTCTTATGTGAACTTGCAAAAGTCCTTTTTGGGCACATGCATAACTACAGTGTTCACACTTGTATGGTTTCTCATTAGTATGTTTTCTCAAATGCCTGGTGAACCATATTTGTGTAGCTGTTGTATATTCACAGTGGGTACATTGGTATATTCCACTTGGTTTCATCCGAGGAGTTTGCCCtgcaataaaaattatttattttactacatTAAATATGTATCACGTTTTtcagataatatattatacactCATTTGTCTTGGCTTAATTTATACTAACAAActaaatttcaaaaataaagtaACAGACAAATATCATATAGTCTGTACGTATTAAACTAGTCACGTCAGATCCTAAACTTTAATTACATCCCAAGTGATCTAGAACCTGGCACCCGTATAGATCTCAACTCTTGCCGGCGTAGTCAACAACAACTCATATTCTTAATTTTGagcttggctctcatttcacactTGTcacatgtttttgatgggatatatATCTCTTcgtcctcgcgttgtcccggcattttgccacggctcatgggagcctggggttcgcTTGACAACTTATCCCAGGAATTGGAGTGGGCACTAGTTTTACGAaaccgactgccatctgaccttccaacctagaGGGCAAACTAGgcccttattgggattagtccggtttccacAAGATGTTTTccatcaccgaaaagcgactggtaaacatcaaatgatattttgtaatttcatacataagttccgaaaaactcattggtacgagcctgGGTTTAAACCAGCGCTGATTGATGGGATatttatgtgtatattatatatggcACTAACCAGAACCAATTCAAATACGACGTAAATATTAAGGTACAAAGCCAATTAAAGAAAAAAGTACACAACACACTACTAATAAATCATTTACCGTGATAGTTTCTAACATTCCCAACGGTGGTGTTCCTGTATCCGCTCTCTACAGCAGCTTCACGACCTTGTCTCAGTCCGGCCCGATCCGTGCTCCGAGTAGTGTGCAGTGTGTCCACAACTAGACGCTCCAGCCTCACACAGCAGTCCCTCAGAAGGGGCCTCCCGGGGACAGTCTCACATGACTGCTTCACTTCTGTTCCCAGGTTGAAAGCTGAAACCAATACCGTCtctaccataagggcacacagggcctgtgcccagggcccccatcctcagggggccccgaaggacagacactAACactatatttgattacccataataaatagaagatcataatggtaaaatgttagtttaatttgctttctttactttccaaaagggccccaagttgttatgtgcccaagggccccagcatagttcaGGACGGCCCTGGCTGAAACCACCCTCAGATTAAAACCACATTTactcatgtttatttttatgcaataaatacatatttacaatcCATATGCATATATAGTTTAGTTCATCCTCTCTTACGAGGGTTGGTGTAAATATTATTAGTTGCTCCGGCTCTACTGCCTCGGAGGATATACAGTTAAGTGCATAACTGAGTCAATGTGCATCACTTTGACATGCTTCTTTCATGTAACaaatacaattaataaatgaaatgaaatgaaattatttcagaaaaggCTAGTTATTCAGTATTgcacataaaaataataattttatccattattttctttaaaagcaagtaatatttattttattaagaaaacaacaacaaactaAAAGTATAATACTGTGGACAATCTCCGACACGTTTTTCAATGAAATTGGTCAAGTTGTATTTAGACaagtaaacaaaaacaataatttgagtattttatccattagatactattaaggggctattcataaattcataaattacgtcatttcaaattaggggggggggtctggacatcggatgacggtagcaaatggtagcatgaagtaggaggaaatggggtaaTTTGAAGCATggtttttggatgattataggggggggggggggggtccaaaatcgtcaaaaatcgatgacgtaatttatggacagcccctaagtacTGAATCAGTTTTGCACTGATGTTGTTAAATGAAGATTAGGTGATATGTGTTTGTCTCGGTGTCAGCAATCTATCCATATGTGAAACTGATTCCTATTAATTGCATTCACAATCTTGATTTTTTCGTTCATCCTATTTAACTTCCTTTAAATCAgcctataatttatatttttctttgacACATCCATGTAACTGACTATGGAGTCTCAATTAACTCCTCTTGACTATCTCCCCTAGGGCGCCGCGGCACACATTGGGACCCCTGTTCTAATGCATATGCATAGCCATTTCCTGTGACCTAATTATTTTACAGCTTCATGCAATTCAtggttaggggtcatccattacatcacacgtttggGGGGGGCGAttagaaaatgtgacatgttgtgacagggGGAGGGggaagtcacaaactttgtgatgtcactttaagtttatttaaattacttaatttgCTGTACAGTTCAATAACAAATTTTAGGAacaataatacaattttttatttgtttaattttctttcctaatcagttttgtgttataaaattactaacacttcttttttcaaaaatattttgacaaaacaTTAATAATAGGTTCAACCTACTTGATTCGATTTGCCGaattcgttgaaaaaatgtgacgtcacaccagggggaggcgtttgccaaatgtgactaAGTGTGACTAtgaggggggggaggggtcaaaaaaccttaaaATTCGTGTgttgtaattaatggatgaccccttagagCAGCAGTCAGCAACAAGCAAACCcttcacttgcggcccgcgagcctccctggctattttatatgtaatattgacaaacgacaatgtctgctaaagtcataaatattgccaaagtgcggcccgcgtcaacttcgttaactactatgtggcccttggctgctaaaaggttgccgaccgctgccttagAGGTCTACCTCTAAGGGTTCTAACCCACAACTGACCTGTTGGTCGTCGCACGCCGCCCCGCTCCACCAGCACGGGGCCGAGCACGAGCTCATCTTTCTTAACGTGATCGGTGTacagcgccgccgccgcgctcacGCCGGCCGACTCGTCTTTTACACACACATCGTCCAAAGGCTCAACTTTCACAGACACTCCCTCGAACATGATCTCTTCTTTTATACACACATCCTCACTGGGCTCAGCTTTCACAGACACTCCCTCGAATGTGGTCTCTTCTTTTACACACACATCCTCACAGGGCTCAGCCTTCACGCAGACACTCTCAGCGACGACAGCACACGACTCCATCGTCAACTATTcgccaaagagtataataatatatatagtaaCAGTCAACACTTTTCGTTTTTAACGTAAACGTCAAGTAAAGGTAGGATCTTTGTTCGAAGAGGATATTGTTTCAaatccatacaaaatttattcAACACTATAAGGTCTATAAGTATTCAACAGCTTACGCAGGCCGCACGCTAGCACGCTACaataaatttcatataaaattcgaTTTTTTAGTTGTCATTTGTCgttgtcaaatttgacattcgatttttttaatttattacgtgCATTGGCAACTTGTCCATCAGCtcaaaaataaaacacaaaagtaATTACAATCAAAGATTACAATCATTTATTCGATGCAATCCATGGTGTTTATACAGGTGTTTAAGATTCAGTACAGCATGGACCCTACAAGGGCGTGGCATCATacttacatcatcatcatcatcatcatcatcaatgcTCAGCAGGCTCAGCTTacgccaagcgcgcaccacgattttaactTTCGCGAcccgattttagaatcgcgctgtaatttatcgcagaaaattcagggcgcgcactgcgatgaaaaagtcgacgatttgttcattctcgaCATGGATGTCGTACCAGTCGCTTGTCGTGAAACAATATGCAATCGCTGTATGactgagtatttataccacaaaggtgatctccttctatttctataattaaacggtcaacatctagcgtctcatcTTGTAACTCCATTGGAGAAGCAGGTTCCGatatgttgacgcttggagagcgaaatgccgactgaggtctggggtgcgattttattatcgcagtgcgcgcggggccatacaaattcgtatgctgcaattcactttgcgacaatcgcgtcgcgagcagtcgcggaaaaatgtgacaaatcacaattttaaaatcgctgcgatttttttgtcgcatatgcgcgcactgccatataaacacatacgttacatttctgcgactaaattatcgcgcgacaaaaagtcgtggtgcgtgCTTGGCCTTatgactaatatcaacataatACAATGTGATTTTATTCTAAAAGATACATTAGACAAAGTTTATGAGtttttcaatcatttatttttatttacaaactgcctagagtcggaccaaaaaaagtctgcagcggatttgatagcccacgcagtgcaagtgtcatttatacgtcataatttcatagaagtttgacgtttaaaataacactttcactgcgtgggctatcaaatctgctgcagactattcttggtctgactctatagtTAGTATTGTCATCAAAGGCCTGACACGGTCTGATATGTgaaaagccccctccagactatgcgcgtgaatcgcgggcgaagccgcgaacgcgagtgtggagtcgatttcgctgtctgcgaaaatcgacgccacactcgcgttcgcggcttcgcgccgcgattcgcgcacgagtgtgtaGGAGGCTATAGAGAAAGATCCAgaggcgtatccagactagtcaatTTTTTACCAATCTGAtaaaattgcccgatcgaatcaggacgtccGGACGCAAaagccaatttggctcgccaaataccatggtctaataaaacatggtcttctattcccagagtgacacgggcctacgtcacaataacattgccactttatttcaacataacatgttacatgggtacattatacctatggttaataagttaaaaaatttctttataatattataattttcatttatatattatgtattttatcttaaattttacaataacacgacatttttaattattcgttagcaatatcttccgattcacgaaagaaatttcagacgttcgggtaattctgtttacattactggcaacacaggatagcgctgtcatatttgacaattcggatctagataacttcatgccctgaccgtcatccttgtcgaacgcgtgttaattgttatttccttctcgctcagtgtcagcagtcgcagtgttttccaaacttttcacgtcgtaagcttggtaattaatgtgtaactgtgaattagttattcaaacgtttgtcttgtatagataaataaagtttaatttaatacattagatttgttttattttactatgtttctacatgaataacttaaaattaatgccgttaaaataattttcaccgttggttaaaattctgccacattttaaagtttgagaacctgtaaacagcatgatgacgtaggcccgtgtcagttaggtcatacgcgaatctcggaatagagtaccaggcggagtatattattatcatattattataccatggccgtTCTGGGTATGGAAGGTAGAGGTACTTACTTCTACACTCCAcagttctggggcattttttcagtTAAGACGGCtgtaatatcaccataaatctaaaattggaatTTCATTTCtcatcaaatcgaccgatttggtCAGTCACGTCTGGATACCGCCTTATCGTGATTTCTATAAAAGTGATActgataacacactatcgcaccgcaacgcgaccttggtgcgttgcacccataagtgagagcgagagaGAGATAACTATTTcccgactccacactcgcgttcgcgccgcgattcgcgcatgaGTGTAAAGCGGGCTTGTACAGAACTGTATAGTCAGACCGAGATatgtctgcaacgatttcgaaagcacacgcagtgcaaggtTAGACcatgacaagtctgcaacgattttgacagcacccgcagtgtaagtattatttttaacgtcaaacttcttggtcgagcgtgctcgtgtcgccaCCGTAAAGCGCCACCGAC
The Cydia splendana chromosome 24, ilCydSple1.2, whole genome shotgun sequence DNA segment above includes these coding regions:
- the LOC134802159 gene encoding zinc finger protein 239-like, coding for MVETVLVSAFNLGTEVKQSCETVPGRPLLRDCCVRLERLVVDTLHTTRSTDRAGLRQGREAAVESGYRNTTVGNVRNYHGQTPRMKPSGIYQCTHCEYTTATQIWFTRHLRKHTNEKPYKCEHCSYACAQKGLLQVHIRKHTGDKPYKCAQCSYASSTKGNLQVHLRKHTGEKPYKCELCSYASSHISYLKAHLKIHTGEKHYKCEQCSYASIQKGPLKVHLRTHTGDKPYKCGHCSYTSSDRSNLKRHIRKHTGDKPYKCEHCSYTSSNRSNLKVHVREHTHKKEILNVHVRTHSGDKPHKCHQCSYASSTKGNLQVHLRIHTGEKPYKCELCCYASSHISHLKVHLKIHTGEKPYKCEQCSYASIQKGQLKVHLRTHIGDKPYKCH